A part of Thermococcus sp. JdF3 genomic DNA contains:
- the glnA gene encoding type I glutamate--ammonia ligase, producing MNEISTVGIGHGAGSPGFVQLVFVDINGVPKGMEIPADRYEEVLTEGIAFDGSSISGFQRIEDSDLVLKPDPTTYTEVPWEGIARVYGYIYKDGSPYGADPRGVLRAAIERLEKEGFRAYIGPEPEFYLFKKNGTWELKIPDSGGYFDLVTLDRARTLRREIALYMRAFGLVPEVLHHEVGKSQHEIDFRYDEALKTADNVISFKYIVKTTAEMRGLYATFMPKPIHGFPGNGMHLHISLWRDGENAFIGEDGLSEAALHFLGGLLKHARALSAVTNPTVNSYKRLVPGYEAPVYISWGYRNRSTLIRVPAFWGNGARIEYRCPDPSANPYLAFAAVLMAGLDGIKRRLEPEAYTEANVYEMEDSERAGLGIGTLPGSLGEALDELKRDRVVREALGGAYRNFVEHKEREWEDYLEYLASRDIPQETKKVTEWELERYFHV from the coding sequence ATGAACGAAATTTCCACGGTTGGAATTGGTCATGGGGCCGGGTCGCCGGGGTTCGTCCAGCTGGTCTTCGTCGACATCAACGGGGTTCCAAAGGGCATGGAGATACCCGCCGACAGATACGAAGAGGTTCTGACGGAGGGTATTGCCTTCGACGGTTCATCCATATCCGGCTTTCAGAGGATAGAAGACAGCGACCTCGTGCTGAAGCCCGACCCAACAACCTATACAGAGGTCCCATGGGAGGGAATAGCGAGGGTCTACGGATACATCTACAAAGACGGAAGCCCCTACGGTGCGGATCCGCGGGGGGTGCTCAGAGCGGCGATCGAGAGACTCGAAAAGGAGGGCTTCAGGGCATACATCGGCCCGGAGCCAGAGTTCTACCTCTTCAAAAAGAACGGAACGTGGGAGCTTAAGATACCCGACAGCGGGGGCTATTTTGACCTCGTCACCCTCGACAGGGCCCGCACCCTGCGGAGGGAGATAGCGCTCTACATGCGGGCCTTTGGCCTCGTCCCGGAGGTTCTTCACCACGAGGTCGGGAAGTCCCAGCACGAGATAGACTTCCGCTACGATGAGGCCCTCAAAACGGCGGACAACGTGATCAGCTTCAAATACATCGTCAAAACGACAGCCGAGATGCGCGGTCTATACGCGACCTTCATGCCCAAGCCCATCCACGGATTTCCCGGGAACGGGATGCACCTCCACATAAGCCTCTGGAGGGACGGAGAGAACGCGTTCATCGGGGAGGACGGCCTCAGTGAGGCCGCACTGCACTTCCTTGGTGGCCTGCTAAAGCACGCGAGGGCCCTCTCGGCGGTCACGAACCCGACGGTGAACAGCTATAAGCGCCTCGTCCCCGGCTACGAGGCTCCCGTGTACATCAGCTGGGGCTACCGCAACAGGAGCACCCTGATAAGGGTTCCCGCGTTCTGGGGCAACGGGGCCAGGATAGAGTACAGGTGTCCCGACCCCAGCGCCAACCCGTACCTGGCATTCGCGGCGGTTCTAATGGCCGGACTCGACGGAATAAAAAGAAGGCTGGAGCCGGAGGCGTACACCGAGGCAAACGTCTACGAGATGGAAGACTCCGAGAGGGCCGGACTCGGGATAGGTACCCTGCCCGGAAGTCTCGGGGAGGCGCTCGACGAGCTGAAGAGGGACCGGGTCGTCAGGGAGGCCCTGGGCGGTGCCTACAGGAACTTCGTGGAGCACAAAGAACGCGAGTGGGAAGACTACCTGGAGTACCTGGCCTCACGGGACATTCCCCAGGAAACAAAGAAGGTGACGGAGTGGGAGCTCGAGAGGTACTTCCACGTCTAG
- a CDS encoding serpin family protein codes for MRRFVSVLIVIMVITSGCIAGGKGTPTAPENSPVKTPHPTDSDVLNPVQTDEAMNLVSASNLFGTELYLKLSGEKGNVLISPFSVFTALAMAYEGAGGETAREMGLVLHLPANDSERREAFRTLLLNMERPGGIKLTVANTLWVQRGYPVREDYVDVIRRYYLGEARELDFQNDPESAERAINEWVREETNGKIENIVGNLDPLTRLVITNAVYFRANWSSRFRPEDTRNERFTLPSGEKITVPMMHQLGEFNYAETDEVQVLEMPYEDSSFSMVIILPRKTDGLSGVERGLSPAFIGNLLEKLHPENVSVAIPKFEFRESYPLSDVLREMGIRSAFTDNANFSGISEKPIAISDVRHKTFISVAENGTEAAAATAVTFTVVSVREEGQEYKVFRADHPFLFLIVDRESGLILFIGRLEDPRG; via the coding sequence ATGAGGCGTTTCGTATCGGTCCTTATCGTCATAATGGTCATCACCTCGGGGTGCATAGCCGGGGGAAAGGGAACCCCAACCGCCCCGGAGAACTCCCCTGTCAAAACCCCACACCCAACGGACAGCGACGTTCTGAACCCGGTTCAGACTGATGAAGCCATGAACCTCGTCAGCGCCAGCAACCTCTTTGGCACCGAACTGTATCTGAAGCTCTCAGGGGAGAAGGGAAACGTCCTCATATCCCCATTCAGCGTTTTCACGGCGCTGGCGATGGCATATGAAGGGGCCGGAGGAGAAACCGCGAGGGAAATGGGCCTGGTCCTCCATCTGCCGGCGAACGACTCCGAACGGAGGGAGGCCTTCAGGACACTCCTGCTCAACATGGAGAGGCCGGGGGGCATAAAACTCACCGTGGCAAACACCCTCTGGGTTCAGAGGGGCTATCCCGTTAGGGAGGACTACGTTGACGTTATCCGTAGGTACTACCTCGGAGAGGCGAGGGAACTCGACTTCCAGAACGACCCAGAGAGTGCGGAGAGGGCCATCAACGAATGGGTGAGGGAGGAAACCAACGGAAAGATTGAGAACATAGTGGGCAACCTCGACCCCCTGACGAGGCTGGTAATAACAAACGCGGTCTATTTCAGGGCCAACTGGTCGAGCAGGTTCAGACCGGAGGACACACGGAACGAGAGATTCACGCTCCCCTCCGGAGAAAAAATCACCGTGCCCATGATGCACCAGCTTGGAGAGTTCAACTACGCGGAAACCGACGAAGTGCAGGTTCTTGAGATGCCCTACGAGGACTCCAGCTTCTCCATGGTGATAATCCTGCCCAGGAAAACGGACGGACTGAGCGGGGTGGAGAGGGGCTTAAGCCCGGCCTTTATCGGGAACCTCCTTGAGAAACTGCACCCCGAGAACGTCAGCGTCGCCATTCCCAAGTTCGAGTTCAGGGAAAGCTACCCGCTGAGCGACGTCCTCAGGGAGATGGGCATTAGGAGCGCGTTCACAGACAACGCGAACTTCTCGGGCATCTCAGAAAAGCCAATTGCAATCAGCGACGTCCGCCACAAGACCTTCATCAGCGTCGCCGAGAACGGCACCGAAGCGGCGGCCGCGACGGCAGTGACGTTCACTGTCGTTTCTGTCCGGGAAGAGGGGCAGGAGTACAAGGTCTTCAGGGCAGACCATCCCTTCCTGTTCCTCATAGTGGACAGGGAGAGCGGGCTGATACTCTTCATCGGGAGGCTCGAAGACCCGAGGGGTTGA
- the priL gene encoding DNA primase large subunit PriL has protein sequence MLDPFGPEARRLVKDGFGGITELLMIIPSYVGVDAALERVSWIKSGEIPKDILELEGIRDLLTFYALLGALAFSPYGLEREVVREANLRIYHRRILQRGTLVGVSTPLEAVPGGEIPERDRTILERTHHTELSPDERRKLRLGYRIHLSKFLELWEGSLKDVYVRNGYAYLTEEGAIELWKRSFERNFDRAVNLLYEIRDELPDYYLRLYEKLGEIAREHYRERLERMGRTEAQPLRFDLFPPCVKIALGGVPSGLRNYAITVLLTSFLSYARLCPNPPRRDVRIRDCVSDLGVVEREILPVIIEAGNRCSPPLFEDQPHEVKNIWYHLGFGLTDNPTLEDSGNSTWYFPPNCSKIRANAPELCRPDRDCRNIKNPLTYYLRKLYLENRRNGEDKGGEPDEGTKEGGEENG, from the coding sequence ATGCTGGATCCATTCGGGCCCGAGGCCAGGCGGCTCGTTAAAGACGGGTTCGGTGGAATAACCGAGCTGCTCATGATAATACCGTCGTACGTTGGGGTTGATGCCGCCCTCGAGAGGGTTAGCTGGATAAAGTCCGGGGAAATACCCAAGGACATCCTTGAGCTGGAGGGGATACGGGATCTGCTCACATTCTACGCACTCCTGGGAGCGCTGGCCTTCTCACCGTACGGCCTTGAGAGGGAGGTCGTCAGGGAGGCCAACCTGAGGATATACCACCGGAGGATACTGCAGAGGGGAACACTCGTGGGGGTTTCCACACCCCTCGAGGCAGTCCCCGGCGGCGAAATCCCCGAGAGGGACAGAACCATACTCGAGAGAACCCACCACACAGAGCTGTCCCCCGACGAGAGGAGGAAGCTGCGGCTGGGATACAGGATACACCTGTCAAAGTTCCTGGAGCTGTGGGAGGGCTCCCTCAAAGATGTCTACGTTAGGAACGGATACGCGTACCTCACTGAGGAAGGCGCCATTGAGCTGTGGAAGCGCTCCTTCGAGAGGAACTTCGACAGGGCGGTGAACCTGCTCTACGAGATAAGGGACGAGCTGCCCGACTACTACCTCCGGCTCTACGAGAAGCTCGGCGAAATAGCGCGGGAGCACTACAGGGAGAGGCTGGAGAGGATGGGCCGTACCGAGGCCCAGCCCCTGCGCTTCGACCTGTTCCCACCGTGCGTCAAGATTGCCCTGGGCGGCGTTCCCTCGGGCCTCAGGAACTACGCTATAACCGTTCTCCTGACCAGCTTCCTGAGCTACGCGCGCCTCTGCCCCAATCCGCCACGGAGGGACGTCAGGATAAGAGACTGCGTGAGCGACCTGGGTGTTGTGGAGAGGGAGATACTGCCCGTGATCATTGAGGCGGGCAACCGCTGTTCACCGCCCCTCTTCGAGGACCAGCCCCACGAGGTAAAGAACATCTGGTACCACCTTGGCTTCGGCCTCACGGACAACCCTACCCTTGAGGACAGCGGGAACTCGACCTGGTACTTCCCTCCCAACTGCTCCAAGATACGGGCCAACGCGCCGGAGCTGTGCCGGCCGGACAGGGACTGCAGGAACATCAAGAACCCCCTGACCTACTACCTCAGGAAGCTCTACCTCGAAAACCGGAGGAATGGAGAAGACAAGGGCGGAGAACCTGACGAAGGGACCAAAGAGGGCGGTGAGGAAAATGGCTGA
- a CDS encoding DMT family transporter codes for MNGRIKIATAMLIWGSVGIFGRFSGLSGLGVAFARVSLGALLLLAILVGKNEWLQSLPPLLRAKWKPLLALGSALALNWTFLFTAFNYTTIANAVLVYYAAPILATLISWRFLGEKMSAKRWGLIGLAFIGVGLIMSGQRIDLGDRDFVGILLALTAAFFYALIPNLGRFLREIDGKTLTFLQLAVASLVLAPIVAISDVGEPVWWAVLVLVAVHTVFALYLYMDGLKEVEVSEAALLSYLDPLSAVVYALLIFWEVPGIKTIAGGTLILLASALDLIWARGS; via the coding sequence GTGAACGGGAGGATAAAAATCGCCACGGCGATGCTGATATGGGGCAGCGTGGGGATATTCGGCCGCTTTTCGGGGCTGTCCGGGTTAGGTGTGGCTTTTGCTAGGGTCTCCCTCGGCGCCCTCCTGCTCCTCGCCATCCTTGTCGGGAAGAATGAATGGCTCCAATCGCTCCCCCCACTCCTGAGGGCCAAATGGAAGCCCCTCCTGGCACTCGGCTCTGCCCTTGCCCTCAACTGGACGTTCCTCTTCACTGCCTTCAACTACACCACGATAGCCAACGCGGTCCTCGTTTACTATGCCGCTCCAATCCTGGCAACGCTGATCTCCTGGCGCTTCCTCGGAGAGAAGATGAGCGCGAAAAGGTGGGGGCTCATCGGGCTGGCCTTCATAGGGGTGGGACTAATAATGAGCGGCCAGAGAATCGACCTTGGAGACAGGGATTTCGTCGGGATCTTACTCGCCCTGACTGCGGCTTTCTTCTACGCCCTGATACCGAATCTGGGAAGGTTCCTCAGAGAAATCGATGGGAAAACCCTGACATTCCTTCAGCTTGCCGTGGCATCTCTCGTCCTGGCCCCCATCGTGGCCATCTCGGACGTTGGAGAACCTGTCTGGTGGGCGGTTCTGGTTCTCGTTGCCGTTCACACGGTTTTTGCCCTCTACCTCTATATGGACGGGCTAAAGGAGGTGGAGGTTAGCGAGGCGGCTTTGCTGAGCTACCTTGACCCGCTAAGCGCGGTTGTTTACGCCCTTCTTATCTTTTGGGAAGTTCCAGGAATAAAAACGATTGCCGGAGGGACGCTCATACTTCTCGCATCGGCGCTGGACTTGATTTGGGCGAGGGGATCGTAG
- a CDS encoding tripartite tricarboxylate transporter permease: protein MLRELLIGIVGGTVSGVSPGIHVNTLGAFLSDVGVRSNLLLFAMGLTHTHLDVIPSAFLGVPDEGTALGILPAHRLVLRGRAREVVRISLWASFLAVLLAFPLMPLYLRLAPLYHPLLGRFLVLMLAVFLVLTERGVKRLYALFILLISGILGILTFRLGLSQPFYHLFTGLFGTPVILLALQNSGKFPAAPGDGDILMGRNSFLGFSFLGTVLGMVASLVPAFTASQAALIGSFFSKDERSFLTVVFSVNTANFLFAFANFLATGRRRNGIVALMDPLPGGLLTFYLLAALFVSITVLLYGGPLADLILKLLERIPYKLLNAAVLLFLIVLSYAFDGFLGILAFAGAAMTGLLAVLLGVKRTNCMGVLMLPIIIG, encoded by the coding sequence GTGCTCAGGGAACTGCTGATTGGAATCGTGGGCGGCACTGTAAGCGGCGTTTCGCCGGGAATACACGTCAACACTTTGGGCGCTTTTCTATCTGATGTGGGAGTCCGCAGCAACCTCCTTCTGTTCGCCATGGGTCTGACCCACACTCACCTGGACGTCATTCCCTCCGCCTTTCTCGGTGTCCCCGACGAGGGCACAGCGCTTGGCATTCTGCCCGCACACAGGCTCGTGCTCAGAGGCAGAGCCAGAGAGGTCGTGAGAATCTCTCTATGGGCAAGTTTCCTGGCCGTCCTTCTGGCCTTTCCTCTTATGCCCCTCTACCTAAGGCTGGCTCCGCTCTACCACCCCCTGCTGGGGCGCTTTCTCGTCCTCATGCTTGCAGTTTTCCTGGTTCTCACGGAGAGGGGAGTAAAGCGGCTCTATGCCCTCTTTATCCTTCTTATCTCCGGCATCCTCGGAATCCTCACCTTCCGCCTCGGCCTCAGCCAGCCCTTCTACCATCTCTTCACCGGCCTCTTTGGAACACCGGTTATCCTGCTGGCCCTCCAGAACAGCGGTAAGTTTCCGGCCGCTCCGGGGGATGGCGACATCCTAATGGGGAGGAACAGCTTCCTCGGCTTCTCATTCCTTGGGACGGTTCTTGGAATGGTGGCTTCGCTGGTCCCTGCCTTTACCGCATCCCAGGCGGCCCTCATCGGGTCTTTCTTTTCGAAGGACGAGCGCTCCTTTCTAACGGTGGTCTTCTCAGTGAACACGGCCAACTTTCTCTTCGCATTTGCCAACTTCCTTGCCACGGGAAGGAGGAGAAATGGTATAGTCGCTTTGATGGACCCTCTTCCCGGGGGGTTACTCACTTTCTACCTTCTCGCGGCACTGTTCGTTTCAATAACGGTTCTCCTCTACGGCGGGCCTCTGGCTGACCTTATACTCAAACTCCTTGAGAGAATTCCCTATAAGCTCCTAAATGCCGCGGTTCTTCTCTTCCTTATCGTTCTCTCGTACGCCTTCGACGGATTCCTTGGCATTCTGGCGTTCGCTGGCGCCGCAATGACGGGCCTGCTGGCCGTTTTGCTTGGGGTTAAAAGGACAAACTGCATGGGGGTGCTGATGCTCCCCATAATAATCGGATAA
- a CDS encoding DUF5748 family protein, whose amino-acid sequence MHFEVVKEFLEETGADWIEIDGEIHLEPEAFYEVWKYVGQPDLETYIVEDEVVEPGSYDPPEMKYTEMRKMKVKKACFTTLDGRRIVTDYAELQKVMKEKSV is encoded by the coding sequence ATGCACTTCGAGGTAGTGAAGGAGTTTCTTGAAGAAACCGGGGCGGATTGGATAGAGATTGACGGCGAAATCCACCTCGAGCCAGAGGCCTTCTACGAGGTCTGGAAGTACGTCGGACAGCCGGATCTGGAAACATACATTGTCGAGGACGAGGTCGTCGAGCCGGGTTCTTACGATCCGCCCGAGATGAAGTACACTGAAATGAGGAAGATGAAGGTCAAGAAGGCCTGTTTCACCACGCTTGACGGCAGGAGGATAGTAACCGACTACGCTGAACTCCAGAAGGTTATGAAGGAGAAATCTGTCTGA
- a CDS encoding class I SAM-dependent rRNA methyltransferase: MAKVIVDAQAARAIGKGAMIVFKKGVVRTEGEIRPGDIAEVYTRGGKFLGRGFINPNSNIMVRLITQDEHTEVNKELFRERIRRANEYRKKVLGYDKAYRMVYGEADYLPGLIVDRFNEIASVQISSIGMERFKLDVAEAIMEAEPEIETVFEKNTGRSRRREGLPEIERVLLGREKYRTIIEEGRAKFIVDMRGQKTGFFLDQRENRIALEKYVKPGMRVLDVFTYTGGFAIHAAVAGADEVVAVDKSPWAINMVKENAKLNGVDDRMKYVVGSAFQVMEDMIKRGEKFDVVILDPPAFVQHEKDLKRGLRAYFNVNYAGMQLVKEGGVLVTASCSQHVDMQAFKDMVIAAAAKAGKFLRLLEPYRTQAPDHPILMASKDTEYLKALFLYVEDIK; encoded by the coding sequence ATGGCGAAGGTTATAGTTGACGCTCAGGCTGCGAGAGCGATAGGCAAGGGTGCGATGATAGTTTTCAAAAAGGGAGTCGTGAGAACCGAGGGTGAGATAAGGCCGGGTGACATAGCGGAGGTCTACACGCGCGGGGGCAAGTTCCTGGGCAGGGGATTCATCAACCCGAACTCCAACATCATGGTCAGGCTCATAACCCAGGACGAGCACACAGAGGTCAACAAGGAGCTCTTCCGTGAGAGGATCAGGAGGGCCAACGAGTACCGCAAGAAGGTTCTCGGCTACGACAAGGCGTACCGCATGGTGTACGGCGAGGCGGACTATCTGCCAGGCCTCATAGTTGACCGCTTCAACGAGATCGCCTCCGTCCAGATTTCGAGCATCGGCATGGAGAGGTTCAAGCTCGACGTTGCCGAGGCCATAATGGAGGCCGAACCCGAGATTGAGACCGTCTTCGAGAAGAACACCGGGCGCTCAAGGAGGAGGGAAGGCCTACCCGAGATAGAGCGCGTCCTCCTCGGCAGGGAGAAGTACCGCACCATAATTGAGGAGGGCAGGGCGAAGTTCATCGTTGATATGCGCGGCCAGAAGACCGGCTTCTTCCTCGACCAGAGGGAGAACAGGATAGCCCTTGAGAAGTACGTCAAGCCGGGAATGAGGGTTCTCGACGTCTTCACCTACACCGGCGGATTTGCGATACACGCCGCCGTCGCGGGCGCTGACGAAGTTGTGGCCGTCGATAAGTCCCCCTGGGCCATAAACATGGTGAAGGAGAACGCCAAGCTCAATGGCGTGGATGACAGGATGAAGTACGTCGTGGGGAGCGCGTTCCAGGTCATGGAGGACATGATAAAGAGGGGCGAGAAGTTCGATGTCGTGATCCTCGATCCGCCGGCCTTTGTCCAGCACGAAAAGGACCTGAAGCGGGGCCTTCGCGCTTACTTCAACGTGAACTACGCGGGAATGCAGCTCGTTAAGGAGGGAGGGGTTCTGGTCACGGCATCGTGCTCCCAGCACGTCGATATGCAGGCCTTCAAGGACATGGTTATCGCGGCCGCCGCAAAGGCCGGCAAGTTCCTCCGTCTCCTTGAACCGTACCGGACGCAGGCCCCGGATCACCCCATACTGATGGCCTCGAAGGACACCGAGTATCTCAAGGCCCTGTTCCTCTACGTGGAGGATATCAAGTGA
- the priS gene encoding DNA primase catalytic subunit PriS: MAELLREMTKEERALYYKREWSAKRLPDFIVRTLENREFGFDHSGEGPSDRKNVFLDVRDLEDYVKTTAPYAAYSSVALYEEPKGMEGWLGAELVFDIDAKDLPLRRCSHIHEHGRVCPICLEDAKELARDTLVVLREDFGFEDVHVVYSGRGYHIRVLDDWALSLDGKAREKVLAYISAAEEITFDDIQSRRIMLSSGYYRVFRLRFGYFIRRVNENHLFNIGLKKGQVEKLLEGRDGIYEGFVRKGLLTAFPRGIGYKTLTRLFSLSSTFSKAYFDGRVTVDVKRILRLPSSLHSKVGLVTTYIGSDERKLERFNPFDDAVPRFRKEEVMEAYEEWLEEHGDAL; the protein is encoded by the coding sequence ATGGCTGAGCTCCTCAGGGAGATGACAAAGGAGGAGAGGGCGCTCTACTACAAACGGGAATGGAGCGCGAAGAGGCTGCCCGATTTCATCGTCAGGACCCTTGAGAACAGGGAGTTTGGATTCGACCACAGCGGCGAGGGGCCGAGCGACAGGAAGAACGTCTTTCTCGACGTCCGCGATCTGGAGGACTACGTGAAGACAACCGCCCCCTACGCCGCCTATTCCAGCGTCGCCCTCTACGAGGAGCCCAAGGGGATGGAGGGCTGGCTCGGGGCCGAGCTCGTTTTCGACATAGACGCGAAGGACCTGCCACTGAGGAGGTGCTCCCACATCCACGAGCACGGCCGTGTGTGCCCGATATGTCTCGAGGACGCGAAGGAGCTGGCGAGGGACACCCTCGTGGTTCTCAGGGAGGACTTCGGCTTCGAGGATGTCCACGTTGTCTATTCCGGCAGGGGCTACCACATCCGCGTTCTGGACGACTGGGCGCTCTCCCTCGACGGCAAGGCCAGGGAAAAGGTTCTGGCCTACATCAGTGCCGCGGAGGAGATAACTTTCGATGATATCCAGAGCAGGAGGATAATGCTTTCCTCCGGCTATTACAGGGTCTTCCGGCTCAGATTCGGGTATTTCATAAGGAGGGTCAACGAGAACCACCTGTTCAACATAGGCCTGAAAAAAGGCCAGGTTGAGAAGCTCCTGGAGGGAAGGGATGGGATATACGAGGGCTTCGTGCGGAAGGGACTCCTAACCGCGTTCCCGCGGGGAATAGGATACAAAACCCTGACAAGGCTGTTTTCTCTCTCGAGCACCTTCTCCAAGGCCTACTTCGACGGGCGCGTTACGGTGGACGTTAAGAGAATCCTCCGCCTCCCATCGAGCCTGCACTCAAAGGTCGGACTCGTGACGACGTACATCGGCTCGGATGAAAGAAAGCTCGAAAGGTTTAACCCCTTCGATGATGCCGTCCCCAGGTTCAGGAAGGAGGAGGTCATGGAAGCCTACGAAGAATGGCTGGAAGAGCACGGGGATGCACTGTGA
- a CDS encoding methyltransferase domain-containing protein: MPTWKDGKLGLPVREAARLFPELKNYLDERGRLDLSNREARILYNKAIAKAVFGLDIEYHPRGLVTTPVSRYLFLKTFLRGGERVLEIGTGHTAMMALMAEMLFNCDVTATEIDEEFFEYARRNIERNGAGVKLIRSNGGIIRRVIPEGERFDVIFSAPPYYERPTKGVLTEREGVGGGKHGEAFSVRLIEEALDHLKPGGRVALFLPDKKPLIKTIEEKGKELGYSVRDVRFRVGTRWRHSLILKA, translated from the coding sequence ATGCCAACCTGGAAGGACGGAAAGCTCGGACTGCCGGTCAGGGAAGCGGCTAGGCTTTTCCCTGAGCTGAAAAACTACCTCGATGAACGCGGCAGGCTCGACCTCTCGAACAGGGAAGCGAGGATACTCTACAACAAAGCCATAGCGAAGGCAGTCTTCGGGCTGGATATAGAATACCACCCGCGCGGGCTGGTAACAACTCCCGTCTCGCGCTACCTATTCCTCAAGACCTTCCTGCGCGGGGGCGAGAGGGTTCTGGAGATAGGGACGGGGCATACTGCCATGATGGCGCTAATGGCAGAGATGCTCTTCAACTGCGACGTCACCGCGACGGAGATTGATGAGGAGTTCTTTGAGTACGCGAGGAGGAACATCGAGCGGAACGGCGCTGGAGTTAAGCTCATCAGGAGCAACGGCGGGATAATCCGGAGAGTAATCCCTGAAGGCGAGCGCTTTGACGTGATTTTTTCAGCCCCGCCGTACTACGAGAGGCCGACGAAAGGGGTTCTGACGGAGAGGGAAGGCGTCGGTGGAGGGAAACACGGCGAGGCCTTCTCGGTGAGGTTAATCGAAGAGGCGCTGGATCATTTGAAGCCCGGCGGCAGGGTTGCCCTCTTCCTTCCGGACAAAAAGCCTCTGATAAAGACCATAGAAGAAAAGGGAAAGGAACTGGGCTACTCCGTCAGGGACGTACGCTTCAGGGTCGGAACGAGGTGGAGGCACAGCCTAATCCTCAAGGCTTAG
- a CDS encoding ATPase domain-containing protein: MGRYAVERVKSGIPGFDDLIQGGLPKGTTVLVTGPTGSGKTTFAVQFAYKGAELYNEPAVIVTLEERAQDLRKEMATFGWDLERLEREKKIAIVDGVSAVVGLPSEEQYVLEGNLNTEDFLRYIYRVVKAIDAKRLVIDSIPSIAFRLHDESRIREVLLQLNTILLEMGVASILTTEAPDPGRGKISRHGIEEYIARGVVLLDFVEKEVELKRYLLIRKMRETKHSMKKYPFEITEEGIVVYPSGEVY, translated from the coding sequence ATGGGGAGATACGCAGTGGAGAGGGTGAAGAGCGGCATCCCTGGCTTTGATGACTTAATTCAGGGGGGCCTCCCCAAGGGTACCACCGTCCTTGTCACCGGTCCAACTGGTAGCGGAAAAACAACTTTTGCCGTTCAGTTTGCATACAAAGGAGCCGAGTTGTATAACGAACCTGCCGTTATCGTTACCCTCGAAGAGAGGGCCCAGGATCTCAGAAAGGAGATGGCCACCTTTGGATGGGATCTTGAGAGGCTGGAGCGCGAGAAGAAGATCGCCATTGTTGATGGTGTAAGCGCGGTCGTTGGGCTTCCCTCCGAGGAGCAGTATGTGCTTGAGGGCAATCTCAACACCGAGGACTTTCTCCGTTACATCTACCGCGTCGTCAAGGCAATCGATGCCAAAAGGCTTGTGATCGACTCAATTCCATCCATCGCGTTCCGGTTGCATGATGAGTCCAGGATACGGGAGGTCCTGCTTCAGCTGAACACTATCCTCCTGGAGATGGGGGTTGCTTCAATACTGACCACTGAGGCTCCAGACCCCGGAAGGGGTAAAATAAGCCGCCACGGAATCGAGGAGTACATAGCAAGGGGGGTTGTCCTTCTTGATTTCGTCGAGAAAGAGGTCGAGCTGAAGCGCTATCTCCTGATAAGGAAGATGCGCGAGACCAAGCACTCGATGAAAAAGTACCCCTTTGAGATAACCGAGGAGGGCATAGTGGTCTACCCGAGCGGTGAGGTATACTGA
- a CDS encoding DUF61 family protein gives MTKAEDILNREIARMNLHLPALRPTLSQLLAEEEPSVRLRDGSYHHFRRSELEYLTGLVDGDECERLRVPIVLEISTLHRGYFRVRGRVEVKVIEKVLGTYSILDEKDEELYPRYLLPRIRRVLPTTTTYAFIAE, from the coding sequence ATGACAAAGGCGGAGGACATACTGAACAGGGAAATCGCGAGGATGAACCTTCACCTCCCCGCTCTCCGTCCCACCCTTTCCCAGCTCCTGGCGGAGGAGGAGCCCAGCGTTAGACTCCGCGACGGGAGCTATCACCACTTCCGGCGCTCCGAGCTTGAGTACCTGACGGGCCTGGTGGACGGTGATGAGTGCGAGCGCCTCAGGGTGCCCATAGTTCTGGAGATAAGCACCCTCCACAGGGGCTACTTCAGGGTCAGGGGGCGCGTGGAGGTCAAGGTCATAGAGAAAGTCCTTGGCACCTACAGCATCTTGGATGAGAAGGACGAGGAGCTTTACCCCCGCTACCTGCTCCCGAGGATCAGACGCGTTCTCCCGACCACCACAACCTACGCGTTCATAGCGGAGTGA